In Holophagales bacterium, one DNA window encodes the following:
- a CDS encoding DUF1801 domain-containing protein has protein sequence MAELKTKAHDASVDAFLDGVADERRRADCGAVLALMREVTGEEPKMWGPSIVGFGRYHDRYASGHEAEACLTDFSPRKTALTLYVMPGFDRFDEILGRLGKVKAGKGCLYLKRLADVDESALRELIAASVAHLRAAWPTPRK, from the coding sequence ATGGCCGAGCTCAAGACGAAGGCGCACGACGCGAGCGTCGACGCGTTCCTCGACGGCGTCGCCGATGAGCGGCGGCGCGCCGACTGCGGCGCCGTTCTGGCGCTGATGCGGGAGGTGACCGGCGAGGAGCCGAAGATGTGGGGCCCCTCGATCGTCGGCTTCGGCCGCTACCACGACCGCTACGCGAGCGGCCACGAAGCGGAGGCGTGCCTCACCGACTTCTCGCCGCGCAAGACGGCGCTCACCCTCTACGTGATGCCCGGATTCGACCGCTTCGACGAGATCCTCGGCCGGCTCGGGAAGGTCAAGGCGGGCAAGGGGTGCCTCTACCTCAAGCGGCTCGCCGACGTGGACGAGTCGGCGCTGCGCGAGCTGATCGCCGCCTCGGTGGCGCACCTGCGCGCCGCCTGGCCGACACCCCGGAAGTAG
- a CDS encoding sigma-70 family RNA polymerase sigma factor produces the protein MADQTLSELFAAAEGGETGAFERAFTAIYGELKRLARRQRARSRPGDTLSTTVLVHEVFLKLSAGGALTIRDREHFFALAARAMRQILVDAARTRAAAKRGGPAAVRVELGEEDAAVAAVADDVVALDRALARLEAVDERLARLVEARYFAGLTDAEVAELLGRNERTVRRDWEKARAFLLRELRGGAPPGTSA, from the coding sequence ATGGCCGACCAGACCCTGAGCGAGCTGTTCGCCGCCGCGGAAGGCGGGGAGACGGGCGCCTTCGAGCGCGCCTTCACCGCCATCTACGGCGAGCTCAAGCGCCTCGCCCGTCGCCAGCGCGCCCGCAGCCGTCCGGGCGACACCCTGTCGACCACCGTGCTGGTGCACGAGGTCTTTCTGAAGCTCTCCGCCGGCGGCGCCCTCACGATCCGCGACCGCGAGCACTTCTTCGCGCTGGCGGCGCGGGCCATGCGGCAGATCCTGGTCGACGCCGCGCGCACCCGCGCCGCGGCGAAGCGCGGCGGCCCGGCGGCGGTCCGCGTCGAGCTCGGCGAGGAGGACGCCGCGGTCGCGGCGGTGGCCGACGACGTGGTGGCGCTCGACCGCGCCCTCGCCCGGCTCGAGGCCGTCGACGAACGGCTGGCCCGGCTGGTCGAGGCCCGCTACTTCGCCGGCCTCACGGATGCCGAGGTCGCCGAGCTCCTCGGGCGCAACGAGCGCACCGTGCGGCGCGACTGGGAAAAGGCGCGCGCCTTCCTGCTGCGCGAGCTGCGCGGCGGCGCGCCGCCGGGCACGAGCGCGTGA